The following coding sequences are from one Myxococcus guangdongensis window:
- a CDS encoding zinc-dependent metalloprotease, which produces MTTRTQVRGRGLMGWVCALWMVSSGCSDAVHPEVPQVALEGPIVAIPRTLEPGSIERLRSGLGSAATGLQDDSPGTFYLALRKSELGKRWFMSVYLEQHAPESLLGSSAKSVGVRVVSFKEQNGKLYAFDADDTQVRSTLFKPEEIVEAWPVIEDHPGFSRLRGSEQYVLFDPAAGLDRVMGMDAFTRTYYGPQFAVELAFAQRFRALKDGVSFQKVITGHANFAFGIEGIPDDAFRVTATVGVALRRYQEGQGFTPMRMPPTPEHFFGSASRIVPNSRGLSEELVGKWNIRPGMKPITWVLSDTLRTTQADPRYQAYDIIGAVKKGVEQWNQAFGFTVFTARLAEPGESFGDDDKNFILFDPDPSYSGAFADWRTNPNTGETLGASVYLSISWLDYAIEVIGSLQTGAAPAVAVAPRPQQALQLSWNGMTASHLCEMHLSDVAASFSDSLQARVPSRDELPVLSLEKRVERFFTVVVMHEVGHTLGLRHNFKGSFAKPSNSVMEYTYAPEQELQGGAVGPYDVAAVRYLYGLSSAPPTEPFCMDSDSFTDPDCTRFDATPAPLELFFGPAYRQALVEHLATASPRPGDTQLNGVLQYLRAARTSAQRVRAWDFVMQGLEAPIAPEVLAATPGYGARADVMTRVVFQRLYLDAPSLRGLLRSDPRPDAVLTPLILAQLRANLLDVDGVRTFATRKVMVRILKQLQTFEAYAILREARLAVEAQLPGLSGRQLLEAEDLAALLRQATSPYFNN; this is translated from the coding sequence ATGACGACTCGAACACAGGTCCGCGGCCGCGGGCTGATGGGTTGGGTGTGCGCGCTCTGGATGGTGTCGTCCGGATGCTCCGATGCGGTCCACCCCGAGGTGCCCCAGGTGGCGTTGGAAGGGCCCATCGTCGCCATTCCGAGGACGCTGGAGCCCGGCTCCATCGAGCGGCTTCGCTCGGGGCTGGGCTCGGCGGCCACGGGCCTTCAGGACGACTCGCCCGGCACGTTCTACCTGGCGCTGCGCAAAAGTGAGCTGGGCAAGCGCTGGTTCATGTCTGTCTATCTGGAGCAGCACGCCCCGGAGAGCCTCTTGGGCTCCAGCGCCAAATCCGTGGGCGTGCGCGTGGTGTCCTTCAAGGAGCAGAACGGCAAGCTGTATGCGTTCGACGCGGATGACACCCAGGTGCGCAGCACGCTCTTCAAGCCCGAGGAGATCGTCGAGGCGTGGCCCGTCATCGAGGACCACCCGGGCTTCTCGCGCCTGCGCGGCTCGGAGCAGTACGTGCTCTTCGACCCGGCCGCGGGGCTGGACCGGGTGATGGGCATGGATGCGTTCACCCGCACGTACTACGGGCCGCAGTTCGCGGTGGAGCTGGCGTTCGCGCAGCGCTTCCGTGCGCTGAAGGATGGGGTCTCCTTCCAGAAGGTCATCACCGGCCATGCGAACTTCGCCTTCGGCATCGAGGGGATTCCCGACGACGCGTTCCGCGTCACCGCGACGGTGGGCGTCGCGCTGCGTCGCTACCAGGAAGGCCAGGGCTTCACCCCCATGCGGATGCCCCCGACGCCGGAGCACTTCTTCGGCAGCGCCTCCCGCATCGTCCCGAACTCCAGAGGGCTCTCCGAGGAGCTGGTGGGCAAGTGGAACATCCGCCCCGGCATGAAGCCCATCACCTGGGTGCTGAGCGACACGCTGCGCACGACCCAGGCGGACCCCCGCTACCAGGCCTACGACATCATCGGCGCGGTGAAGAAGGGCGTGGAGCAGTGGAACCAGGCCTTCGGCTTCACCGTGTTCACGGCCCGGCTGGCGGAGCCCGGGGAGTCCTTCGGGGACGACGACAAGAACTTCATCCTCTTCGACCCGGACCCGTCCTACTCGGGGGCGTTCGCGGACTGGCGCACGAATCCGAATACAGGCGAGACGCTGGGGGCCAGCGTGTACCTCAGCATCTCGTGGCTGGACTACGCCATCGAGGTCATCGGCTCGTTGCAGACCGGGGCCGCGCCCGCGGTGGCCGTGGCGCCCCGTCCGCAGCAGGCCCTCCAGCTCTCCTGGAACGGAATGACGGCCTCCCACCTGTGCGAGATGCACCTGTCGGACGTGGCGGCGAGCTTCTCCGACTCCCTCCAGGCGCGGGTCCCCTCGCGCGACGAGCTCCCCGTGCTCTCGCTGGAGAAGCGGGTGGAGCGCTTCTTCACCGTCGTGGTGATGCACGAGGTGGGGCACACGCTGGGGCTGCGGCACAACTTCAAGGGCTCGTTCGCGAAGCCGTCCAACTCGGTGATGGAGTACACGTACGCGCCGGAGCAGGAGCTGCAGGGCGGCGCGGTCGGCCCCTATGACGTCGCCGCCGTCCGCTACCTGTATGGGCTGTCCTCCGCTCCGCCCACGGAGCCGTTCTGCATGGACTCGGACTCTTTCACGGACCCGGACTGCACCCGGTTCGACGCGACGCCCGCGCCGCTGGAGCTCTTCTTCGGCCCCGCCTATCGACAGGCACTGGTGGAGCACCTGGCCACCGCCAGCCCGCGTCCCGGTGACACCCAGCTCAATGGCGTCCTGCAGTACCTGCGGGCGGCGCGCACCTCCGCGCAGCGCGTCCGGGCCTGGGACTTCGTCATGCAGGGGCTGGAGGCGCCCATCGCTCCGGAGGTGCTGGCGGCGACCCCGGGCTACGGCGCGAGGGCGGACGTCATGACCCGCGTCGTGTTCCAGCGCCTCTACCTGGACGCGCCGTCGCTGCGTGGCCTGCTGAGGAGCGACCCCCGCCCGGATGCGGTGCTGACGCCCCTGATTCTCGCGCAGCTGCGCGCCAACCTGCTCGACGTGGATGGCGTGCGCACCTTCGCCACGCGGAAGGTGATGGTGCGGATTCTCAAGCAGCTGCAGACCTTCGAGGCCTACGCCATCCTCCGGGAGGCGCGGCTCGCGGTGGAGGCGCAGCTGCCCGGCCTCTCCGGCAGGCAGCTGCTCGAGGCGGAGGACCTGGCCGCGCTGCTTCGCCAGGCGACCTCGCCGTACTTCAACAACTAG
- a CDS encoding LysR family transcriptional regulator has protein sequence MARLDVNRFGEMEVFVKVVELGGFSAAARAFRMTPSAVSKLVARLEQRLGARLVNRSTRALQLTPEGCGFYERSVRILAELDEAERGAATGDEPRGRLRVNTNAAFGRVLLIPLLPGFLARHPGVSVELILTDLLIDLLDERTDVAIRHGQLKSSQLTSRRLGETRMVIVASPDYVKRHGLPRSPEELGAHNRLGFSYARAIEGWPLDQADTQLAVPPIGNVQASDGEALRQLALAGVGLARLARFQVKEDLDKGHLVPVLEEHNPGDTEAIHVLFMSQGGHLPSRVRAFVDYLTAHVRIP, from the coding sequence ATGGCTCGACTCGACGTCAATCGCTTCGGAGAGATGGAGGTCTTCGTGAAGGTGGTGGAGCTCGGCGGCTTCTCCGCCGCGGCCCGCGCCTTCCGGATGACGCCCTCGGCGGTGAGCAAGCTGGTGGCCCGGCTGGAGCAGCGACTGGGAGCCCGGCTGGTCAACCGCTCCACCCGCGCGCTCCAGCTCACCCCGGAGGGCTGCGGCTTCTACGAGCGCAGCGTGCGCATCCTCGCCGAGCTGGACGAAGCCGAGCGCGGCGCCGCCACGGGCGACGAGCCCCGGGGCCGCCTGCGCGTCAACACCAACGCCGCCTTCGGCCGTGTGCTGCTCATCCCCCTGCTGCCGGGGTTCCTCGCCCGTCACCCCGGCGTGTCGGTGGAGTTGATCCTGACGGACCTGCTCATCGACCTGCTCGACGAGCGCACCGACGTGGCCATCCGCCATGGCCAGCTCAAGAGCTCCCAGCTCACCTCCCGCCGCCTGGGCGAGACGCGGATGGTCATCGTCGCCTCACCGGACTACGTGAAGCGTCACGGCCTGCCCCGGTCGCCCGAGGAGCTCGGCGCCCACAACCGGCTGGGCTTCAGCTACGCGCGCGCCATCGAGGGTTGGCCCCTTGACCAGGCGGACACACAGCTCGCCGTGCCTCCCATCGGCAACGTCCAGGCGAGTGACGGCGAGGCGCTGCGACAGCTCGCGCTGGCCGGCGTCGGACTCGCGCGGCTGGCGCGCTTCCAGGTGAAGGAGGATTTGGACAAGGGACACCTCGTGCCCGTGCTCGAGGAGCACAACCCCGGTGACACCGAGGCCATCCACGTCCTCTTCATGAGCCAGGGAGGCCACCTGCCCTCGCGCGTGCGCGCCTTCGTGGACTACCTCACCGCCCACGTGCGCATCCCCTGA
- a CDS encoding HAD family hydrolase: protein MMTSLAIFDLDGTLVDTPRAIVETFCEAFAALGLAPRDTARIRATIGLPLEQAFSRLMEVPLDDALVARAIRQYQGAFREQVLPRAEQLLFPDVERGLAALRARGVRLAVATSKFHSSADALLTAATLRGFFDVVVGADQVTRPKPAPEMGLRILRELSVAPEHAVMVGDTTHDLHMARAAGLRSIAVTYGVHGLDELKTAEPTWIAHSFREVLDYLSTGPRQD, encoded by the coding sequence ATGATGACATCCCTTGCCATCTTCGACCTGGATGGGACGCTCGTCGACACGCCGCGCGCCATCGTGGAGACCTTTTGCGAGGCCTTCGCCGCCCTGGGGCTCGCCCCCCGGGACACAGCGCGCATCCGGGCCACCATCGGCCTGCCGCTCGAGCAGGCTTTCAGCAGACTGATGGAGGTGCCGCTCGACGACGCGCTCGTCGCGCGCGCAATCCGCCAGTACCAGGGCGCGTTCAGGGAGCAGGTCCTCCCGCGCGCCGAACAGCTGCTCTTCCCCGACGTGGAACGAGGGCTCGCCGCGCTGCGGGCCCGAGGAGTGCGGCTGGCGGTGGCGACGAGCAAGTTCCACTCCAGCGCCGACGCGCTGCTCACCGCCGCCACGCTGAGGGGCTTCTTCGACGTCGTCGTCGGCGCGGACCAGGTGACGCGGCCCAAGCCCGCGCCGGAGATGGGGCTGCGCATCCTGCGCGAGCTGTCGGTGGCCCCCGAGCACGCGGTGATGGTGGGAGACACGACGCATGACCTGCACATGGCGCGGGCCGCGGGGCTGCGCTCCATCGCGGTGACCTACGGTGTGCACGGATTGGACGAGCTGAAGACAGCCGAGCCCACCTGGATTGCCCATTCCTTCAGGGAGGTGCTGGACTATCTTTCGACGGGACCCCGACAGGACTGA
- a CDS encoding MFS transporter, whose amino-acid sequence MPLALFALTAGAFGIGVTEFVIMGLLMEVGADLGVSISTAGLLISGYALGVVAGAPVLTVLTGRWSRKRVLLGLMVIFTVGNVLCALAPTYGTLMLARVLTALSHGTFFGVGSVVATGLVPVDRRASAIAIMFTGLTVANILGVPLGTWLGQSYGWRATFWAVALIGLVAVAVIAVFVPRDGAPEEQGDWRADLRALGRRPVLLGLLTTVLGFAGVFAVFTFIAPLLTRLSGFSASAVSPILLVFGGGLVVGNLVGGKLADRRLVPAIVGTLAVQAVVLFAMTYIWRDRVLTVVGVGLFGAAAFATVPPLQMWVLEKAQGAGQSLASSLNIGAFNLGNALGAWFGGVVIDDGPGLGSITWVSALVPVSAILVVLVALWLESREPRSGAASPRTLHGSLP is encoded by the coding sequence ATGCCGCTGGCCTTGTTCGCATTGACCGCGGGCGCCTTTGGAATCGGCGTCACGGAGTTCGTCATCATGGGCTTGTTGATGGAGGTGGGCGCCGACCTGGGCGTCTCCATCTCCACGGCGGGTCTGCTCATCTCCGGCTACGCGCTGGGCGTCGTGGCGGGGGCTCCCGTGCTCACGGTGCTGACGGGGCGCTGGTCCCGCAAGCGCGTGCTGCTGGGGTTGATGGTCATCTTCACGGTGGGCAACGTGCTCTGCGCGCTGGCGCCCACGTACGGAACGCTGATGCTGGCCCGGGTGCTGACGGCGCTGTCGCATGGGACGTTCTTCGGCGTGGGCTCCGTCGTGGCGACGGGCTTGGTGCCGGTGGACCGGCGCGCGTCGGCCATCGCCATCATGTTCACGGGCCTGACGGTGGCGAACATCCTCGGGGTGCCGCTGGGGACGTGGCTGGGGCAGTCGTATGGCTGGCGCGCGACGTTCTGGGCGGTGGCGCTCATCGGGCTCGTCGCGGTGGCGGTGATTGCGGTGTTCGTGCCACGGGATGGCGCGCCGGAGGAGCAGGGGGATTGGCGCGCGGACCTGCGAGCCTTGGGGCGGCGGCCGGTGTTGCTGGGGTTGTTGACGACGGTGCTCGGCTTCGCCGGGGTGTTCGCCGTGTTCACCTTCATCGCGCCGTTGCTGACGCGGCTGAGCGGCTTCTCCGCGTCGGCGGTGTCGCCCATCCTGTTGGTCTTCGGGGGCGGGTTGGTGGTGGGGAATCTGGTGGGCGGGAAGCTGGCGGACCGGCGGTTGGTGCCAGCCATCGTGGGCACGCTCGCGGTGCAGGCGGTGGTGCTGTTCGCGATGACGTACATCTGGCGGGACCGGGTCCTCACCGTCGTCGGGGTGGGGCTGTTCGGCGCGGCGGCGTTCGCCACGGTGCCACCGCTTCAGATGTGGGTGCTGGAGAAGGCGCAGGGGGCGGGGCAGAGCCTCGCGTCGAGCCTCAACATCGGCGCGTTCAATCTGGGCAATGCGCTGGGGGCGTGGTTCGGAGGGGTCGTCATCGACGATGGACCGGGGTTGGGTTCCATCACCTGGGTGTCAGCGCTGGTGCCGGTGTCTGCCATCCTCGTCGTGCTCGTGGCGCTGTGGTTGGAGTCGCGTGAGCCGCGTTCCGGCGCGGCGTCACCTCGAACGCTGCACGGGAGCCTGCCATGA
- a CDS encoding SDR family oxidoreductase, with amino-acid sequence MNAQDKVALVVGAQGVIGKNLIEHLASLGDWEVIGLSRRGGESAGRVRHVKVDLLDAEDCRAKLAGLGRVTHIFYAAYQDRPTWAELVAPNLAMLVNVVEAIEPVARGLRHVSLMQGYKVYGAHLGPFKTPARETDPEHMPPEFNVDQQRFLEQRQRGKAWTWSAIRPSVVGGVALGNPMNLALVIAVYASISKELGLPLRFPGKPGAYHALLEMTDAGLLAKATVWAATEPGCANQAFNINNGDLFRWSELWPRIARYFGLEVAPGLPMSLDGVMADKGPLWDAMTAKHGLAGHSYQDVSSWRFGDFVFSWDYDMFADGTKARRFGFHEFVDTEAMFFRLFDELRRARVIP; translated from the coding sequence ATGAATGCACAGGACAAGGTCGCGCTCGTGGTGGGAGCGCAGGGCGTCATCGGGAAGAACCTCATCGAGCACCTGGCGTCGCTGGGCGACTGGGAGGTCATCGGCCTGTCGCGCCGAGGAGGCGAGTCGGCGGGGCGGGTGCGGCACGTGAAGGTGGACCTGCTCGACGCGGAGGACTGCCGGGCGAAGCTGGCGGGCCTGGGGCGGGTGACGCACATTTTCTACGCCGCGTACCAGGACCGGCCGACGTGGGCGGAGCTGGTGGCGCCGAACCTGGCGATGCTCGTGAACGTGGTGGAGGCGATTGAACCCGTGGCTCGGGGGCTGCGTCATGTCAGCCTGATGCAGGGCTACAAGGTGTATGGCGCGCACCTGGGGCCGTTCAAGACGCCGGCGCGGGAGACGGACCCGGAGCACATGCCTCCGGAGTTCAACGTGGACCAGCAGCGCTTCCTGGAGCAGCGACAGCGAGGCAAGGCGTGGACATGGTCCGCCATCCGCCCGTCGGTGGTGGGGGGCGTGGCGCTGGGCAACCCGATGAACCTGGCGTTGGTCATCGCGGTGTATGCGTCCATCTCGAAGGAGCTGGGGCTGCCCTTGAGGTTTCCTGGGAAGCCGGGGGCGTACCATGCGCTGTTGGAGATGACGGACGCCGGGCTGCTCGCGAAGGCCACGGTGTGGGCGGCGACGGAGCCGGGGTGTGCGAATCAGGCGTTCAACATCAACAACGGAGACCTGTTCCGGTGGAGCGAGCTGTGGCCGCGCATCGCGCGCTACTTCGGGTTGGAGGTGGCGCCAGGGCTGCCCATGTCACTGGACGGGGTGATGGCGGACAAGGGGCCGCTCTGGGACGCGATGACGGCGAAGCACGGACTGGCGGGGCACTCGTACCAGGACGTGTCGTCGTGGCGTTTCGGTGACTTCGTCTTCTCGTGGGACTACGACATGTTCGCCGACGGGACGAAGGCGCGCCGCTTCGGCTTCCACGAGTTCGTCGACACCGAGGCCATGTTCTTCCGCCTCTTCGACGAGCTTCGGCGCGCCAGGGTCATCCCCTGA
- a CDS encoding GNAT family N-acetyltransferase: protein MPSWQWKAFAELTLEELYAVLALRQEVFVVEQRSIYQDVDGLDPSSLHLLAHEGEGPERFLSAYLRILPPDLKFPGAASLGRVVTSPRARGRGLGRELTERGIARLEALYPDAPLRISAQDYLRAFYTSLGFVAEGEVYDEDGIPHIEMTRRPRR from the coding sequence ATGCCCAGCTGGCAATGGAAGGCGTTCGCGGAGCTGACGCTCGAGGAGCTGTACGCGGTGCTCGCGCTGCGACAGGAGGTCTTCGTGGTGGAGCAGCGCTCCATCTACCAGGACGTCGATGGCCTGGACCCGAGCTCCCTGCACCTGCTGGCCCACGAGGGCGAGGGCCCGGAGCGCTTCCTCTCCGCGTACCTGCGCATCCTCCCGCCCGACCTGAAGTTCCCCGGCGCCGCGAGCCTGGGCCGCGTGGTCACCTCGCCTCGCGCCCGAGGACGCGGACTGGGGAGGGAGCTGACCGAGCGCGGCATCGCCCGGCTCGAGGCCCTGTACCCCGACGCCCCCCTCCGCATCTCCGCGCAGGACTACCTGCGGGCCTTCTACACGAGCCTCGGCTTCGTCGCGGAGGGTGAGGTCTACGACGAGGACGGCATCCCGCACATCGAGATGACCCGCCGTCCCCGTCGCTGA
- the upp gene encoding uracil phosphoribosyltransferase: MSTATPLSPQATYPDTLHLLPQTNQLRALHTLIRDRTASREDFVFYSGRIIRMLIEAGLDLLPFERHDVQTPVGRTYPGLRFASEICGVSIARAGESMEAALRAVCTSIRIGKILIQRDKVTKLPHLYYSALPPDIAKRHVLLLDPMLATGGTALAAIQVLLDKGVAEENIIFITLITVPHGIAAVTQRYPRVKLVTSSIEERLNEHAYMMPGIGDFGDRYFGTDR, translated from the coding sequence ATGTCCACCGCCACGCCCCTGTCGCCCCAGGCGACGTATCCCGACACCCTCCACCTCCTGCCGCAGACGAACCAGCTGCGCGCGCTGCACACGCTCATCCGCGACCGGACCGCCAGCCGGGAGGACTTCGTCTTCTACTCCGGACGCATCATCCGCATGCTCATCGAGGCGGGGCTGGATTTGCTGCCCTTCGAGCGCCACGACGTGCAGACCCCCGTGGGCCGGACCTACCCCGGGCTGCGCTTCGCCTCGGAGATCTGCGGCGTCTCCATCGCCCGGGCGGGAGAGAGCATGGAGGCGGCCCTGCGCGCCGTGTGCACGTCGATTCGCATCGGGAAGATCCTCATCCAGCGTGACAAGGTCACCAAGCTGCCGCACCTGTACTACTCGGCGCTCCCTCCCGACATCGCGAAGCGGCACGTGCTGCTGCTCGACCCGATGCTGGCCACGGGAGGGACGGCGCTCGCCGCCATCCAGGTGCTACTCGACAAGGGCGTGGCGGAGGAGAACATCATCTTCATCACGCTCATCACCGTGCCACACGGCATCGCCGCCGTCACCCAGCGCTACCCGCGCGTGAAGCTCGTCACCTCCTCCATCGAGGAGCGGCTCAACGAGCACGCGTACATGATGCCGGGCATCGGCGACTTCGGAGACCGCTACTTCGGCACGGACAGGTAG
- a CDS encoding DMT family transporter: MTGRSTDWLLAIAGGALLALMIHFNSLLARHTTPVVASWVAHGLGAAAALLLVAVYSRRATPALTGARSADRPPWWFYLGGVPGTFTVILAAITVNSRLSLAGTIAFMLVGQVLFGIVSDHFGLFRTPKRRIALADFGVALMVLTGSALIIFDRV; the protein is encoded by the coding sequence ATGACTGGACGTTCCACGGACTGGCTTCTGGCAATCGCGGGGGGAGCGCTGCTCGCCCTGATGATCCACTTCAACAGCCTGCTGGCCCGACACACGACCCCCGTCGTGGCGTCCTGGGTGGCGCATGGCCTGGGCGCGGCGGCGGCCCTGCTGCTCGTGGCCGTCTATTCCAGACGCGCGACGCCCGCGCTGACCGGCGCCCGCTCGGCGGACAGGCCGCCCTGGTGGTTCTACCTGGGGGGCGTGCCCGGGACCTTCACGGTCATCCTCGCCGCCATCACCGTCAACAGCCGTCTGTCATTGGCGGGGACCATCGCCTTCATGCTGGTGGGGCAGGTGCTCTTCGGCATCGTGTCGGACCACTTCGGCCTGTTCCGCACGCCGAAGCGGCGCATCGCCCTGGCCGACTTCGGCGTCGCCCTGATGGTGCTGACGGGCAGCGCGCTCATCATCTTCGACCGGGTGTGA
- a CDS encoding DMT family transporter, with translation MAPYILLALLNGLFIGTSRAINGKLSTRLGPFKASLWNHGVGFLFLTLLLVAMGGWRLDGASTPPWSAYLGGFFGALFVAVNSHVFTRLGAMNAVLLVIGGQMIAAVLLDAQRLQLAPSPVRCLGVGIVLLGIHLTRVSNAPRTQAKTHDTPPMGR, from the coding sequence ATGGCGCCCTACATCCTCCTCGCGCTGCTGAATGGGCTGTTCATCGGGACCAGTCGCGCCATCAATGGCAAGCTCAGCACCCGGCTGGGGCCGTTCAAGGCCTCGCTGTGGAACCACGGGGTCGGCTTCCTGTTCCTCACGCTGCTGCTCGTCGCGATGGGGGGCTGGAGGCTGGACGGCGCGTCCACGCCCCCCTGGTCCGCGTACCTCGGCGGGTTCTTCGGCGCGCTCTTCGTCGCGGTCAACAGCCATGTCTTCACCCGACTGGGAGCAATGAACGCGGTGCTCCTGGTCATCGGCGGGCAGATGATCGCCGCCGTCCTGCTCGATGCCCAGCGCCTGCAGCTCGCCCCCTCGCCCGTGCGGTGCCTGGGGGTGGGAATCGTCCTGCTGGGAATCCACCTGACCCGGGTGTCCAACGCACCCCGAACCCAGGCCAAGACGCATGACACTCCCCCGATGGGTCGATGA
- a CDS encoding questin oxidase family protein produces MTLPRWVDELLDDRRYHIEFNGHLTNHVKHAVVALVGLGASEQRVRAYYEQYARLTPYGYGLEPPRAPRHVITEASWAEHLGRRTSYASYCELMERLIQERGMDAVLARYLPRLLPGWVGAFTHATIHLGWALDIDHPWMAVEGLAYMAFSFVSCHPERIAPPPPERPREGRALDSLLRIAGRWEDPGVGLRRWVEEAIGDPETWVATGTHPELARSGLQYRIARMLEVGHPLMYETPAWLDTDELPAVWEQLYHAVTLLYLAQPGDFVLLHLITSLHAMEQIAQRLPPEQHRSVARLFWLGMLGIVFSRADFPQRATLAALGDSFQDAVDIGGPPRQGQDWEHIVARAFEEAEEHNPKLVYVLHRVWKRSGCRALYRVAAGCFTSTPELPKSFEHPPTEE; encoded by the coding sequence ATGACACTCCCCCGATGGGTCGATGAGCTGCTGGATGACCGGCGTTATCACATCGAGTTCAATGGCCACCTCACCAACCACGTCAAACACGCCGTGGTGGCGCTCGTGGGGCTGGGCGCCTCCGAGCAGCGCGTGCGCGCCTACTACGAGCAGTACGCCCGGCTGACTCCGTATGGGTATGGGCTGGAGCCGCCCCGGGCGCCCCGCCACGTCATCACCGAGGCCAGCTGGGCGGAGCACCTGGGCCGGCGCACCAGCTATGCGTCCTATTGCGAGCTGATGGAGCGGCTCATCCAGGAGCGAGGGATGGACGCGGTGCTGGCCCGGTACCTGCCGCGGTTGCTGCCCGGCTGGGTGGGCGCGTTCACCCACGCCACCATCCACCTGGGCTGGGCGCTGGACATCGACCATCCGTGGATGGCGGTGGAGGGCTTGGCGTACATGGCCTTCTCCTTCGTGTCCTGCCATCCGGAGCGAATCGCCCCGCCACCGCCGGAGCGCCCCCGTGAGGGGCGGGCCCTGGATTCGTTGCTGCGCATCGCCGGCCGCTGGGAAGACCCCGGCGTGGGGCTGCGGCGCTGGGTGGAGGAGGCCATCGGAGACCCCGAGACGTGGGTGGCGACGGGCACCCACCCGGAGCTGGCGCGCTCGGGCCTCCAGTATCGGATTGCCCGGATGCTCGAGGTGGGTCACCCCTTGATGTACGAGACCCCGGCGTGGCTGGACACCGACGAGCTCCCCGCGGTCTGGGAGCAGCTCTACCACGCCGTCACCCTGCTCTACCTGGCGCAGCCGGGGGACTTCGTGTTGCTGCACCTCATCACGTCCCTGCACGCGATGGAGCAGATCGCCCAGAGGCTGCCACCCGAGCAGCACCGGTCCGTCGCGCGGCTCTTCTGGCTGGGCATGCTGGGCATCGTCTTCTCGCGCGCGGACTTCCCCCAGCGCGCCACGCTCGCCGCGCTGGGCGACAGCTTCCAGGACGCCGTCGACATCGGCGGCCCGCCGCGACAGGGCCAGGATTGGGAGCACATCGTCGCGCGCGCCTTCGAGGAGGCCGAGGAGCACAACCCGAAGCTGGTCTACGTGCTGCATCGGGTCTGGAAGCGCAGCGGCTGCCGCGCCCTCTACCGCGTGGCGGCCGGGTGTTTCACGTCGACGCCGGAGCTCCCGAAGAGCTTCGAGCACCCACCCACCGAAGAATAA
- a CDS encoding NAD-dependent protein deacetylase, whose amino-acid sequence MSPSPLTSPVPGAAEDVEALASLLRGRRTVVLTGAGCSTESGIPDYRGPGTRARARNPIQHREFLQRPEVRARYWARSLLGWPRFAAARPNAAHQALAALEQGGHVRGLITQNVDRLHHAAGSSRIIELHGALARVRCLDCGAQEARGGLQERLLSLNPDFTHQVLELRPDGDAELSSEALQSFQVPACLGCGGTLKPDVVFFGDNVPAPTVADAFSLLEEGDALLVVGSSLAIYSGYRFLVRASERQVPIAILNLGECRGVELADLCVEASAGDVLPRLARRLTRA is encoded by the coding sequence ATGAGCCCATCGCCGCTGACGTCACCCGTGCCAGGAGCCGCCGAGGACGTGGAGGCGCTGGCCTCGTTGCTGCGAGGACGGCGCACGGTGGTGCTCACCGGCGCCGGGTGCAGCACCGAGTCGGGCATCCCCGACTATCGTGGCCCAGGGACTCGCGCCCGCGCGCGCAACCCCATCCAGCACCGCGAGTTCCTCCAGCGCCCCGAGGTGCGAGCCCGCTACTGGGCGCGCAGCCTGCTCGGCTGGCCCCGCTTCGCCGCCGCCCGCCCCAACGCCGCGCACCAGGCGCTGGCCGCGCTGGAGCAGGGCGGCCATGTCCGAGGGCTCATCACGCAGAACGTGGACCGGCTGCACCACGCGGCGGGAAGCTCACGCATCATCGAACTGCACGGGGCCCTGGCCCGCGTGCGCTGTCTGGACTGCGGCGCGCAGGAGGCGCGCGGCGGCCTGCAGGAGCGCCTCTTGTCGCTCAACCCGGACTTCACCCACCAGGTGCTGGAGCTGCGGCCGGACGGTGACGCGGAGCTGAGCTCGGAGGCACTCCAGTCCTTCCAGGTTCCCGCGTGCCTGGGCTGTGGCGGGACGCTGAAGCCGGACGTGGTGTTCTTCGGAGACAACGTGCCCGCGCCCACGGTGGCGGACGCCTTCTCGCTGCTGGAAGAGGGGGACGCGCTGCTGGTGGTGGGCTCGTCGCTGGCCATCTACTCCGGCTATCGCTTCCTCGTGCGCGCCTCGGAGCGACAGGTGCCCATCGCCATCCTCAACCTGGGTGAGTGTCGTGGCGTGGAGCTGGCGGACCTGTGTGTCGAGGCGAGCGCGGGGGACGTGTTGCCCCGGCTCGCCCGGCGACTGACGCGGGCCTGA